From Primulina huaijiensis isolate GDHJ02 chromosome 15, ASM1229523v2, whole genome shotgun sequence, one genomic window encodes:
- the LOC140959378 gene encoding uncharacterized protein, which produces MTVEKVKIVREKLKATQDQQKRWADLKRRPVEFNVGEKAYVKVSPMRGVVRFSKAGKLNPRYVGPVEILEKMGTLACRLALPPNMSRIHNVFHVSQLRRYIPDPSHVLEVEPLIIEGNLGEELKYEEVPIRIVDTKEQVLGRRIVPYVKIQWSNNTEREATWEVEEKMRKDCPYLFGDQANSSFEDETSHKEGGM; this is translated from the coding sequence ATGACAGTGGAAAAGGTTAAAATTGTCCGAGAAAAGCTCAAGGCAACTCAAGACCAACAGAAGAGATGGGCAGATCTTAAAAGAAGACCGGTAGAATTCAACGTGGGCGAAAAGGCTTATGTGAAAGTATCGCCTATGAGAGGAGTTGTCCGATTCAGTAAAGCCGGGAAACTGAACCCTCGATATGTGGGACCCgttgaaatcttggaaaaaaTGGGCACGCTAGCATGCAGGCTGGCACTGCCACCAAACATGTCAAGAATCCACAACGTGTTTCACGTATCCCAACTGAGGAGGTACATTCCAGACCCAAGTCACGTTCTGGAAGTCGAACCACTCATAATTGAAGGTAACTTGGGAGAAGAACTGAAGTACGAAGAAGTTCCTATTAGAATTGTGGACACCAAGGAACAAGTTCTTGGACGACGTATCGTTCCCTACGTCAAGATACAGTGGTCCAACAACACAGAgcgagaagcaacttgggaagtCGAAGAGAAAATGCGAAAGGATTGTCCCTACCTATTTGGAGACCAAGCCAACTccagtttcgaggacgaaacttctcataaggagggagggatgtaa
- the LOC140959380 gene encoding uncharacterized protein gives MTGRPPRQNCNPRYANNNNANEEDNVPPPGFSLNQADLMAIATIVAMTLQGLVNPNANQPPPPPPQHGVKFHYESLRKNRCPTFSGAADPEVSQSWLKSVETQLRLLEIPEALKVDVVVLFLEDRAGKWWEAISPAMTAAGPITWQHVRQAFLKQYYLAEVRLQKLSEFENFNQAPDMSVVKHTSQFNALGSYAPAIMADEVLKLHRFKKGLNSRTQSALAVYQPANFSDLMGAAIRAEADIQRREKDFKNKRPMNSQSSHNSQTFKKPNQSSGPSKGPSPATNYQAIKPCPTCHLRHLGECRRTSGVCFGCRKPGHRMAECPDATNRTSGPGKGDGSNSVVNANKPWENKPNARVFAMTQEEADDANDVVSGTIFIQQVPAYVLFDCGATHSFMSKRFAKKLGCKPRN, from the coding sequence ATGACCGGTAGACCTCCAAGGCAAAATTGCAACCCCCGTTATGCAAACAACAACAATGCCAACGAAGAGGACAATGTACCACCACCTGGGTTCAGTCTTAACCAGGCCGACCTGATGGCCATAGCCACGATCGTGGCCATGACACTGCAAGGGTTAGTGAACCCGAACGCCAATCAACCACCACCGCCTCCACCTCAGCACGGAGTCAAGTTCCATTATGAATCACTGCGCAAGAACAGGTGTCCAACTTTCAGTGGCGCTGCCGACCCTGAAGTTAGCCAGAGTTGGCTGAAAAGTGTGGAGACTCAACTACGACTGTTGGAAATCCCCGAGGCACTGAAAGTGGACGTAGTTGTACTTTTCCTGGAGGATAGAGCAGGAAAGTGGTGGGAAGCAATCTCACCAGCCATGACAGCTGCAGGACCAATCACTTGGCAGCATGTTCGACAAGCTTTTCTGAAACAGTATTATCTAGCCGAGGTCAGACTGCAAAAACTgagtgagtttgaaaatttcaatCAAGCTCCAGACATGTCAGTTGTGAAACACACCTCCCAGTTCAATGCCCTAGGATCTTATGCTCCGGCAATTATGGCGGATGAAGTTTTGAAATTGCACCGCTTTAAGAAGGGGTTGAACAGCAGGACCCAATCAGCCCTAGCAGTCTACCAACCTGCCAACTTTTCAGACTTGATGGGCGCAGCTATCCGAGCTGAAGCTGATATACAGCGTAGGGAGAAGGACTTTAAAAACAAAAGGCCTATGAACAGTCAGTCCTCGCATAACAGCCAGACTTTTAAGAAGCCTAACCAGTCCAGTGGACCATCTAAAGGGCCTTCGCCTGCCACTAACTACCAAGCTATTAAGCCTTGCCCAACTTGCCATTTACGACACCTGGGAGAATGTCGTAGGACGAGCGGTGTCTGCTTTGGATGCCGGAAACCAGGACACCGTATGGCAGAATGTCCAGACGCCACCAACAGGACAAGTGGACCGGGTAAAGGAGACGGATCAAACTCAGTGGTGAATGCCAATAAACCATGGGAGAACAAACCGAATGCCAGGGTGTTTGCCATGACGCAAGAGGAGGCAGACGATGCGAACGATGTCGTGTCAGGTACCATATTTATTCAGCAAGTGCCTGCTTATGTGTTATTTGACTGTGGtgctacacattcttttatgtctAAGAGATTTGCTAAGAAGTTAGGATGTAAGCCTAGAAACTAA